DNA sequence from the Candidatus Cloacimonadota bacterium genome:
AACAGAAAATGAGTATGATTTTGGTTTCGAGCTGATAGACAGTGTTAATATTCATGGTTTTCTGCCGGAAGATTTCAGTTTATATTTAATGGCAGAAGAATACGAAATTTCCGAACAGCGAGCAGATGAAATTCATAATTTGATCCTGAATTTTCATCCGAAAGGGATCACTGCTCGTAATATTCAGGAATGTCTGAAAGCTCAACTGGATAACAAAATCCATAGCCCGCAATTATTTGATCTAATCGAATACGATTTCTGTGATCTGATCCATAAAAGATATAAAAAGATTGCTTCCAAATATGGAGTTACCCTAAATACCGTGATCAATTGGAAGAACCAGATTTCCCATCTTGATCCAAAACCGGGTTTGCGCATCCAGAGCGGTCAGTCAGATTATATTGTGCCGGATGTGATCATCAAAAAGATCGGAAATGAGTATGAGATCATCAGCAACGATTTTACGCTTCCCCGCATCAGGATGAGCAGACATTACCAGGATATTCTCCGAAAAGTCGGGAAAGATAGACAAGCAGTGGATTATGTCCGAAACAAAATAAATTCAGCAAAATTTTTGATAAAATCTGTTTATTTAAGAAGCAGGACATTGGAAAGAGTTGTTCGGGCAATAATTCGAAATCAAGTCGATTTTTTCTATCAGGACAGCGGAGTTCTGAGACCTTTGACATATTCCGTAATTGCCGAGGAATTGCAGGTCAATGAATCGACAATTTCCCGAGTCGTCAAAAACAAATATGCAGATACTCCTTTTGGCATCATGTGTTTAAAAGATTTTTTCAGCAGCACAGCCGGCAAGGATAATAACTATAATTCCATTTCCAGGCAGAATGTTGAAACGATCGTCAAGAAGATGATCGATAATGAAGATTCCAGTAATCCTTTAAGTGATCAGGATATTGTTGATAATCTGACAAAACAGGGAATTAATGTATCACGCAGAGTGGTTGCGAAATATCGAAAATCTATGGGAATTCTGAATAGTCACCTCAGGAGAAGTGAATGAAAAAATATGCTGTGATTGTTGTTGGCGGCGGTCCCGGCGGATATGTTTCTGCGATCAGATTGGATCAATTTAAAATCGATGTAGCTGTTTTTGAGAAGGAAAGATTGGGTGGAGTTTGTCTGAATCATGGTTGTATTCCGACGAAATCGATGGTGAA
Encoded proteins:
- the rpoN gene encoding RNA polymerase sigma-54 factor gives rise to the protein MNKLKQSLSFKLTQNLLLKPKMLQSLEMLAMPLMQLETHLKQELVTNPMLEIQELREDDESEENSSEKEETSKKEEASEDLETADTELEKTLKESQELSEILDSWNELYTDRSYKISNEEKVTFEQILRAQDNKKRDFFDQLDKLKLTENEYDFGFELIDSVNIHGFLPEDFSLYLMAEEYEISEQRADEIHNLILNFHPKGITARNIQECLKAQLDNKIHSPQLFDLIEYDFCDLIHKRYKKIASKYGVTLNTVINWKNQISHLDPKPGLRIQSGQSDYIVPDVIIKKIGNEYEIISNDFTLPRIRMSRHYQDILRKVGKDRQAVDYVRNKINSAKFLIKSVYLRSRTLERVVRAIIRNQVDFFYQDSGVLRPLTYSVIAEELQVNESTISRVVKNKYADTPFGIMCLKDFFSSTAGKDNNYNSISRQNVETIVKKMIDNEDSSNPLSDQDIVDNLTKQGINVSRRVVAKYRKSMGILNSHLRRSE